Proteins encoded together in one Carya illinoinensis cultivar Pawnee chromosome 3, C.illinoinensisPawnee_v1, whole genome shotgun sequence window:
- the LOC122305345 gene encoding putative lysine-specific demethylase JMJ16 isoform X6 translates to MPVKFLFVLCVNFKPCLRRSCGPCELVRTINHYSSELLMDLGHKRSCCNDENVESFPVPPGFVSLTSFTLRRVERSEETNNSMSFESASTLEPIKTDNMSDVTDIAELKRSCKRRPWIPFDKSSHSPEESESGLFDMDLPKTCLPKGVTRGCPDCSNCLKVIARWRPEEARRSVSEEAPIFYPTEEEFEDTVKYIASIRPRAEAYGICRIVPPSSWQPPCLIKKNNIWENSTFVTHIQQIDGLQKQSSQSKRARFNENVKGKSRSLSMDLNYESSDEDATNPDDVGRFNVESFESEPGPKFALETFKIYADDFKCQYFCSGGKVTGRDKNSTGFQDKGEPSLDDIVGEYIRIVENPTEEIEVLCANLETGVFGSGFPRVSNLVEISGYTKYLKSSWNLNNIPKLPGSLLSFETEETSHILQPQLRVGMCFSSLQWKSEEHHLYSLCYMHLGAPKIWHCVPGCYNVKFETAVKKYFPDLLVEPLLGHKLVTEKSASMLKSEGIPIYRCIQYPREFVLVFPGAYHTAFDSGFNCTEVVNFAPLDWLPFGQNAVELYHEQGRKTSLSHDKLLLGAAREAVRAQWELVLCGNNTSDNLRWKDVCGKGGILAKALKSRIKYEGIRRKYLCNSSRSQRMRKNFDATGKKECTVCLYDLHMSAASCQCNPNKFSCLNHAKQLCSCPWGDKFFLFRYEMNELDILLEALEGKLSAVYRWAKDDLGLSLHSSVSKNSPQEPWLAGRQNSRSEESKQKEHKSQNVGKPNGIDRNSASNIKAEIKARLLQSKVLNNLKAKDDTVETQDAATRSSISTPASGIETETNAHVLQSTMSNKPNEYDNAVASTINSSATADGISFLQRQVIFEVSSESTSVSSCSESEEETLDLIFGSAKKGAV, encoded by the exons ATGCCTGTGAAATTCCTCTTTGTTCTCTGCG TCAATTTCAAGCCTTGCTTGAGGCGCAGTTGTGGTCCTTGTGAACTGGTGCGGACTATTAACCATTATAGCAGTGAGC TGCTGATGGACTTAGGGCACAAAAGGTCTTGTTGTAATGATGAGAATGTGGAAAGTTTCCCAGTTCCACCAGGTTTTGTATCTCTTACATCCTTCACATTGAGGAGGGTGGAAAGAAGTGAAGAAACCAATAATTCCATGTCCTTCGAGAGTGCATCTACACTAGAGCCAATCAAGACGGACAACATGTCTGACGTGACCgatattgcagagttgaagaGATCTTGCAAACGCAGACCATGGATACCTTTCGACAAAAGCAGTCACAGTCCAGAGGAATCTGAATCAGGACTCTTTGACATG GATCTCCCTAAAACTTGCCTTCCAAAAGGGGTTACTCGTGGATGCCCAGATTGTAGTAATTGTCTGAAG GTAATAGCAAGGTGGCGTCCGGAAGAGGCAAGAAGGAGTGTCAGTGAAGAGGCTCCCATTTTCTATCCAACGGAAGAG GAATTTGAAGACACTGTTAAGTATATTGCAAGCATACGCCCTAGAGCAGAAGCATATGGAATTTGTCGTATTGTTCCTCCTTCTTCATGGCAACCTCCTTgcctaattaagaaaaataacatATGGGAAAATTCTACGTTTGTTACCCATATTCAGCAGATAGATGGGCTTCAAAAACAGTCTTCACAGAGCAAAAGAGCTAGATTTAATGAAAATGTAAAGGGTAAGAGTAGAAGTTTGAGTATGGATCTAAACTATGAGTCTAGTGATGAAGATGCCACAAACCCTGATGATGTTGGACGTTTCAATGTTGAAAGCTTTGAGTCTGAACCTGGCCCAAAATTTGCTCTCGAAACTTTCAAGATATATGCAGATGATTTCAagtgccaatatttttgcagtGGAGGTAAGGTTACAGGTCGGGATAAAAATTCAACTGGGTTCCAAGATAAGGGGGAACCATCATTGGATGATATTGTGGgtgaatacatacgtattgtTGAGAATCCAACTGAAGAAATTGAG GTGCTTTGTGCAAACCTGGAGACTGGAGTTTTTGGCAGTGGATTTCCAAGAGTATCCAATCTTGTGGAGATATCTGGTTATACTAAGTATTTGAAATCAAGCTGGAACTTAAATAATATACCTAAACTGCCCggttctcttctttcttttgaaaCCGAGGAGACGTCTCATATCTTACAGCCTCAGCTTCGTGTAGGAATGTGCTTTTCTTCACTTCAATGG AAATCTGAAGAGCACCACTTATACTCATTGTGTTACATGCATTTGGGTGCTCCTAAAATATGGCATTGCGTTCCAGGATGCTATAATGTTAAGTTTGAGACGGCCGTGAAGAAATACTTTCCAGATTTGTTAGTTGAACCTCTGTTGGGTCATAAGCTG GTTACTGAAAAATCTGCCTCCATGTTGAAGTCAGAGGGTATACCCATCTATCGTTGCATTCAATATCCTAGGGAGTTTGTTCTTGTCTTCCCAGGAGCATATCATACTGCATTTGACTCGGGCTTTAATTGTACGGAGGTGGTAAATTTTGCTCCCCTTGACTGGTTGCCCTTTGGGCAGAATGCTGTAGAACTCTATCATGAGCAAGGAAGAAAAACTTCACTATCCCACGATAAACTGCTACTTGGGGCAGCTAGGGAAGCTGTGAGGGCACAATGGGAACTTGTACTTTGTGGGAATAACACATCAGATAATTTGAGATGGAAAGATGTGTGTGGAAAGGGAGGGATATTAGCAAAAGCGCTCAAG TCACGTATTAAGTACGAAGGTATTAGGAGGAAGTACCTTTGCAACTCTTCACGGTCACAGAGGATGCGTAAAAATTTTGATGCTACCGGCAAAAAGGAATGCACAGTGTGCCTCTATGACTTGCACATGTCTGCAGCTAGTTGCCAATGCAATCCAAacaaattttcatgtttgaatCATGCAAAGCAGCTCTGTTCTTGCCCTTGGGGTGACAAATTTTTTCTCTTCCGTTATGAAATGAATGAGTTAGATATTCTACTTGAAGCTTTGGAAGGAAAACTAAGTGCAGTCTACAGATGGGCTAAAGATGATCTTGGACTGTCTCTTCATTCTTCTGTCTCCAAAAATAGTCCACAAGAACCATGGCTTGCAGGCCGTCAAAACTCTCGTTCAGAAGAATCAAAACAAAAGGAGCACAAATCCCAAAATGTGGGAAAACCCAATGGAATTGATAGAAACTCTGCTTCTAATATTAAGGCAGAAATAAAGGCACGTCTGCTCCAATCTAAAGTCTTGAATAACTTGAAAGCAAAAGACGATACCGTGGAAACCCAAGATGCAGCAACGCGAAGCAGCATCAGTACTCCTGCATCTGGTATTGAGACAGAAACAAACGCACATGTGCTTCAATCGACAATGTCCAACAAACCAAATGAATACGATAATGCAGTAGCATCTACAATTAATTCGAGTGCGACAGCAGATGGTATTTCATTTTTGCAGAGACAGGTGATATTTGAGGTTTCTTCTGAAAGCACCAGTGTGTCAAGTTGCTCAGAGTCTGAGGAGGAGACATTGGATCTTATCTTTGGTTCAGCTAAAAAGGGTGCTGTATAG